In one window of Gudongella oleilytica DNA:
- a CDS encoding asparaginase encodes MKHKLAMIFTGGTIAMKIDPDLHAAIPALNADEILGMIKNVRDLTDLEIINFSNLPSPHITPDIMMELYKKTKELSENESITGIIITHGTDTLEETAYLLDLLLDTPKPVIIVGAMRNFSELGYDGSSNLAAAICTALSPKSRDKGVLVVMNNEVNAASQVTKTNTLSLDTFKSPEFGPLGIVDNDEVIYYRNMPDRQRIQTDKIEKKVALIKAVPGLGSDIFSFYIQSGYKGIVIEGLGRGNVPPQMISGIKQAIIASIPVVLVSRCNTGRVLYTYGYEGGGKHLRDMGVIFGGNLPGQKARIKLMLLLGMTNDMDKIRELFETTI; translated from the coding sequence ATGAAGCACAAGCTCGCCATGATTTTTACAGGTGGAACAATAGCTATGAAGATAGATCCAGATCTCCATGCAGCTATACCAGCACTGAATGCGGATGAGATCCTTGGGATGATTAAAAATGTCAGAGACTTGACTGATCTGGAGATTATAAATTTCTCAAATCTGCCAAGTCCTCATATTACTCCAGATATAATGATGGAGCTCTATAAAAAAACCAAGGAGCTTTCCGAGAACGAATCTATAACAGGAATAATAATAACCCATGGTACTGATACTCTTGAAGAAACAGCTTATCTTCTTGACCTTCTACTTGATACGCCAAAGCCGGTTATAATTGTAGGAGCAATGAGAAATTTCTCAGAGCTCGGATATGACGGCTCAAGCAACCTTGCAGCAGCAATATGTACAGCTCTTTCTCCCAAGTCAAGGGACAAGGGTGTTCTGGTAGTTATGAATAATGAAGTGAACGCAGCAAGCCAGGTTACAAAGACAAATACCTTGTCCCTGGATACCTTCAAATCTCCGGAATTTGGGCCTCTTGGTATCGTAGATAATGATGAAGTTATTTATTACAGAAACATGCCCGACAGACAAAGGATACAAACAGATAAGATTGAGAAAAAAGTAGCTCTGATAAAAGCTGTACCGGGACTTGGTTCAGATATCTTCAGTTTTTATATCCAGTCTGGTTATAAGGGTATAGTGATTGAGGGTCTTGGCAGAGGTAATGTACCCCCACAGATGATAAGCGGGATAAAGCAAGCAATAATCGCTTCTATCCCTGTCGTTCTTGTATCGAGATGCAATACCGGGAGGGTCTTGTATACCTATGGGTATGAAGGTGGAGGTAAGCATTTAAGAGATATGGGGGTCATATTTGGAGGGAATCTTCCTGGACAAAAAGCTAGAATCAAACTAATGCTCTTACTTGGAATGACCAATGATATGGATAAAATCAGAGAGCTATTCGAGACTACAATCTGA
- a CDS encoding IclR family transcriptional regulator, with protein sequence MEIETKQRKTIGSVIKAIEIINYIAESEHEMGATEISEGLGYGVSATYHLLNTLKESNFITQNERTKKYQLSLKLWQLGMKAFSQNNLGTALRQFLVRLKKETGETANLTVLDRKSIVYIAQEESDKLIKMFTKTGATAPLHCTASGKIFLAYMDEIKRDEILKGYVMTKFTDNTITTKKQLFNELKEIREKGYGFDVEERDDDVSCVAAPVFGANGEVLACISISGPHTRFTEANKLKWTEIILQVSKDASAFLNNEK encoded by the coding sequence TTGGAAATAGAGACTAAACAGAGGAAAACCATAGGTTCAGTTATAAAAGCCATAGAGATAATAAATTATATTGCTGAAAGCGAGCACGAAATGGGTGCGACTGAAATCAGCGAGGGTTTAGGCTATGGGGTTAGCGCAACCTATCATTTGCTGAATACCCTTAAAGAGTCAAACTTTATCACGCAGAACGAGAGGACTAAAAAATATCAGCTTAGCCTGAAATTGTGGCAGCTGGGTATGAAGGCATTTAGCCAGAACAATCTTGGTACAGCACTGAGACAATTCCTGGTGAGGCTTAAGAAAGAAACAGGAGAGACGGCCAATCTTACAGTTCTGGATAGGAAATCAATTGTTTACATTGCGCAGGAGGAAAGTGACAAACTAATAAAAATGTTTACAAAAACAGGAGCTACTGCACCATTACATTGCACAGCATCCGGGAAGATATTTCTTGCTTATATGGATGAAATCAAAAGGGACGAGATCCTCAAGGGCTATGTAATGACTAAATTCACCGATAATACTATTACCACAAAGAAGCAGCTTTTCAATGAATTGAAGGAGATAAGAGAAAAGGGCTATGGTTTTGACGTAGAGGAAAGAGATGATGATGTGTCATGTGTGGCAGCTCCCGTATTTGGAGCCAACGGTGAAGTATTGGCATGCATTTCGATATCTGGACCTCATACCAGGTTTACTGAAGCAAATAAACTCAAGTGGACTGAAATTATATTGCAGGTGTCAAAGGATGCATCTGCGTTCCTGAACAACGAAAAATAG
- a CDS encoding ribonuclease H-like domain-containing protein: MKILKMPISPNPGEYPFIDLKKLLILDIETTGLSSKYNWIYLIGLAYYDTESKEWFIEQLFAENSSEEKDILLALLPYVNARSLVVTYNGDAFDIPFIKARMDKNRISMPPIESLDLFKLLKNNSIFFNLPNLKLRTVEENLGIFRKDQYTGKECIDFYKEFTETGSSYLREIILRHNHDDLCSMPGLLSLIRIIHDSKKVSILDNDHIIDLHIVELGITGEMLTINGSYTSDYNMPIRFYAQGWSIDLRDDNTFTISYELIYATNENELEVALIDISNLEFTEECFSNMDMSIPSGYVIVSSGKNLNIGNIKTLIREHLLSILV; the protein is encoded by the coding sequence ATGAAAATACTTAAGATGCCCATCAGTCCTAATCCAGGAGAATATCCATTTATCGACCTTAAGAAGCTTTTGATCCTGGACATTGAAACCACAGGACTTTCAAGCAAATATAACTGGATATATCTTATAGGTCTTGCCTACTATGACACAGAAAGTAAGGAATGGTTTATAGAGCAGCTATTTGCTGAAAACTCTTCAGAAGAAAAAGATATACTTTTAGCCCTTCTACCTTATGTGAATGCAAGATCCCTTGTCGTCACCTATAACGGGGATGCCTTTGATATTCCTTTTATAAAGGCTAGAATGGATAAGAATCGTATCTCTATGCCTCCTATAGAATCTTTGGATCTCTTTAAGCTGCTTAAGAACAACAGTATCTTTTTCAACCTTCCAAATCTTAAGCTGAGAACAGTTGAAGAGAACTTAGGAATTTTTCGCAAGGATCAGTATACAGGTAAAGAATGTATTGATTTCTACAAAGAATTCACAGAAACCGGCTCTTCTTATTTAAGAGAAATCATATTAAGACATAACCATGATGATCTATGCTCTATGCCTGGTTTGCTAAGTCTGATACGGATCATTCATGATAGTAAAAAAGTAAGTATCTTGGACAATGACCATATAATAGATCTCCATATCGTTGAGCTTGGAATTACTGGAGAGATGTTGACCATAAATGGTAGCTATACCTCTGATTATAATATGCCTATACGCTTTTATGCACAAGGATGGTCAATCGACCTAAGAGATGACAATACTTTTACTATATCCTATGAGCTAATCTATGCAACAAATGAAAATGAGCTTGAGGTTGCTCTGATCGATATAAGCAATCTGGAATTCACTGAAGAATGCTTCTCAAATATGGATATGAGTATACCAAGCGGATATGTGATAGTATCATCTGGGAAAAATCTGAATATCGGCAATATCAAAACACTGATCAGAGAGCATCTATTATCTATATTGGTTTAA